In one Drosophila pseudoobscura strain MV-25-SWS-2005 chromosome X, UCI_Dpse_MV25, whole genome shotgun sequence genomic region, the following are encoded:
- the Hexo1 gene encoding chitooligosaccharidolytic beta-N-acetylglucosaminidase → MKRPAQPVALLLALAAIVVPIAANRYEDLVYGYECRTGLCRKVELSEENFSKAISLPVCRLFCDSSIGTLWPKPTGPVRLDTLMRQVDISFIDFNITGIARKEKLWKAAENRWMDMVDAKIPDRKILTRGGYRLTININTPEDAAPAKLTLETDESYSLNIDTDPSGHVVAIIAAANFFGARHGLETLSQLIVYDDIRREVQVTANASITDAPKFKWRGLLLDTSRNYYSVKAIKRTLDGMALVKLNTFHWHITDSHSFPLELRKRPELYKLGAYSPRQVYSQRTVADIVEYGRVRGVRVMPEFDAPAHVGEGWQHKNMTACFNAQPWKDFCVEPPCGQLDPTAEGLYDVLEDIYAEMWELFSPDIFHMGGDEVSTSCWNSSLPIRQWMKDQGWGLETADFMRLWGHFQTEALKRVDIVANGSQTPIILWTSHLTEEPFIDEYLNPERYIIQIWTTGGDPHVKKILERGFKTIVSNYDALYLDCGGAGWVSDGNNWCSPYIGWQKVYDNSMSAIAGDYEHHVLGAEAAIWSEQIDEHTLDNRFWPRASALAERLWSNPAESWKQAESRLLLHRERLVENGLGAEALQPQWCLQNERECPIDAYDAQA, encoded by the exons ATGAAGAGGCCTGCACAACCAGTGGCCCtgctcctggccctggctgCCATTGTTGTACCCATAGCCGCAAACAGATATGA AGACCTGGTCTATGGCTATGAATGCCGCACTGGACTTTGCCGCAAGGTGGAGCTGAGCGAGGAGAACTTCTCCAAGGCTATCAGTCTGCCCGTCTGCAGGCTCTTCTGCGACAGCTCCATTGGCACGCTGTGGCCCAAGCCGACGGGACCGGTTCGACTGGATACACTGATGCGCCAAGTGGACATCTCGTTCATTGACTTCAATATTACTGGCATCGCACGCAAAGAAAAACTATGGAAGGCAGCGGAAAACCGGTGGATGGATATGGTGGATGCCAAGATACCCGATCGCAAGATCCTCACGAGGGGCGGCTATCGGCTcaccatcaacatcaacaCCCCGGAGGATGCGGCTCCTGCCAAACTTACCCTGGAAACGGATGAAAGCTATAGTCTCAACATAGACACCGATCCGTCTGGCCATGTGGTGGCTATCATAGCTGCGGCCAACTTCTTTGGTGCCCGGCATGGCCTGGAGACTCTCTCCCAACTGATTGTCTACGATGACATTCGGCGCGAGGTTCAGGTGACGGCCAACGCTTCCATCACCGATGCTCCCAAATTCAAGTGGCGCGGCCTGCTCCTGGATACCTCTCGCAATTACTACTCCGTGAAGGCAATCAAGCGAACTCTTG ATGGAATGGCCTTGGTCAAGCTGAACACCTTCCACTGGCACATTACCGACTCGCACAGCTTCCCCCTGGAGCTGCGCAAGCGACCAGAGCTATACAAGCTGGGTGCCTACTCGCCCCGCCAGGTGTATAGCCAGCGGACTGTGGCCGACATCGTGGAGTATGGTCGAGTGCGCGGAGTCCGCGTGATGCCAGAATTCGACGCCCCTGCCCATGTGGGCGAGGGATGGCAGCACAAGAACATGACGGCCTGCTTCAATGCTCAGCCCTGGAAGGATTTCTGCGTGGAGCCACCTTGTGGACAGCTGGATCCCACTGCGGAGGGGCTCTATGATGTGCTAGAGGACATTTACGCCGAGATGTGGGAGCTCTTCAGCCCAGATATTTTCCACATGGGCGGCGACGAGGTATCCACCAGTTGCTGGAACAGCAGTCTGCCAATCCGCCAATGGATGAAGGATCAGGGCTGGGGCCTGGAGACTGCTGACTTCATGCGCCTGTGGGGACACTTCCAGACCGAGGCCCTTAAACGGGTGGACATTGTGGCCAACGGATCACAAACGCCTATCATTCTGTGGACCAGTCATCTCACGGAGGAGCCTTTTATCGATGAGTACTTGAACCCGGAGCGTTATATTATCCAGATTTGGACGACGGGCGGCGATCCTCATGTGAAGAAAATACTAGAGCGGGGTTTCAAGACAATTGTCTCAAACTACGATGCCCTCTACTTGGACTGCGGCGGAGCTGGATGGGTGAGCGACGGCAACAACTGGTGCTCCCCCTACATTGGATGGCAGAAGGTGTATGACAACAGCATGTCGGCCATTGCCGGCGACTACGAGCATCATGTGCTGGGCGCCGAGGCAGCCATTTGGTCCGAGCAAATCGATGAGCATACCCTGGACAACAGGTTCTGGCCGCGGGCCAGTGCTCTGGCCGAACGCCTCTGGTCGAATCCCGCCGAGAGCTGGAAACAGGCCGAGTCGCGTCTGCTGCTCCACCGGGAGCGGCTGGTGGAGAACGGCCTGGGCGCCGAGGCCCTGCAGCCCCAATGGTGTCTTCAGAATGAACGCGAATGCCCCATCGACGCGTATGATGCACAAGCTTGA
- the LOC4811985 gene encoding transmembrane protein 50A: MGVFEKVWEWFTSDTSRNKNSSLVAGLLFFAGWWILIDAMSGDGGHQITTGHVFIGIFGTISFCMVNAVKGEHISEDNSSESGARIAKLWLLIGFVMGFASIIAAIWVMIDDFINNDKKEAWLGVALLLQNVFILFASLVYKFGRNEEEWNE; this comes from the exons ATGGGCGTGTTTGAGAAAGTCTGGGAATGGTTCACATCAGACACCTCTAGGAATAAGAATTCCTCGCTTGTAGCTGGCCTACTG ttCTTTGCAGGATGGTGGATCCTAATCGATGCCATGTCTGGCGACGGCGGTCATCAAATTACCACAGGACATGTCTTTATAGGCATATTCGGCACCATCAGCTTCTGTATGGTGAACGCCGTCAAAGGAGAGCAT ATTTCAGAGGATAACTCGTCGGAGTCCGGAGCCAGGATTGCCAAACTGTGGCTCCTTATTGGCTTTGTAATGGGCTTCGCCTCAATCATTGCTGCCATTTGGGTGATGATTGATGATTTCATAAACAATG ATAAGAAAGAGGCCTGGCTAGGCGTCGCCCTACTTCTACAGAATGTCTTCATATTGTTCGCCAGTTTGGTCTACAAGTTCGGGCGCAACGAGGAGGAGTGGAACGAATAG
- the LOC4812171 gene encoding nucleolin 2 has translation MKKTVEESSSESEELLAENSEESEDESEPDLGASSTESDEDDDDDAAESSDDEETGTTTKTRAEIIEEKIQNKYEKLKGTRLYVRFPKKIPIDEQEFQANVKSLHPLVTKSTKPRQKHARFCLVDFKSQEDRDQAFEDIKKSIETDPAFKGIFVSLPKTDSDEFVNELVTKQQLSVENKRTKSLMKREAKKGQRKGNFTSSVIITNLPKTSSVAQVRQLFENAVDIQIKPGKGKFREFSAATVTLPTTFDARKAIKQDLSLAGTKLQLRFNAKQQKRKPKDKLKRKAESGEAPRVPKKLKKLNAN, from the coding sequence ATGAAGAAAACGGTGGAAGAAAGTTCTTCAGAATCGGAGGAGCTCCTTGCCGAGAACTCTGAGGAGTCTGAAGACGAAAGTGAACCGGATTTAGGAGCCAGCTCAACGGAGTCCgatgaagacgacgacgacgacgcggCGGAATCCTCCGACGATGAGGAGACAGGCACAACAACCAAGACCCGAGCAGAGATCATCGAAGAAAAGATTCAAAACAAGTATGAGAAACTTAAAGGCACGCGTCTTTATGTCCGCTTTCCGAAGAAGATACCAATAGATGAGCAGGAGTTCCAGGCCAATGTTAAGTCCCTCCACCCCCTGGTAACCAAATCGACAAAGCCGCGCCAGAAGCACGCTCGCTTCTGTCTGGTTGATTTTAAATCGCAGGAAGACCGTGATCAGGCTTTTGAAGATATAAAAAAATCGATAGAAACGGATCCTGCGTTTAAGGGGATTTTCGTCTCCCTACCGAAGACCGATTCTGATGAGTTTGTGAACGAACTTGTGACCAAACAGCAGCTCTCCGTGGAGAACAAGAGGACCAAATCCCTGATGAAGCGTGAAGCGAAGAAGGGCCAACGCAAGGGTAACTTCACATCGTCTGTCATCATCACCAATCTGCCCAAGACGAGCTCTGTGGCGCAGGTGCGCCAGCTGTTCGAGAATGCCGTTGACATACAAATCAAGCCGGGCAAGGGAAAATTCCGGGAGTTTAGTGCGGCCACAGTAACCCTGCCCACCACATTCGATGCACGCAAGGCCATCAAACAGGACCTCAGTCTGGCCGGCACCAAGCTGCAGCTACGTTTCAACGCCAAACAGCAGAAACGCAAGCCGAAAGATAAGCTCAAGCGTAAAGCAGAAAGTGGGGAAGCCCCCCGAGTACCGAAAAAGTTGAAGAAACTTAATGCAAACTAG
- the vsg gene encoding LOW QUALITY PROTEIN: sialomucin core protein 24 (The sequence of the model RefSeq protein was modified relative to this genomic sequence to represent the inferred CDS: substituted 1 base at 1 genomic stop codon): MNRQAKFLILCLFVGLFSCNLCDDATPTGPVATTTATPGDVTTVPVPDDKNTTTAPTTTTTTTKKTTVPTTTTSTTEKPTTPTTPPTTPPTTTAAPNTTTTSSTTTTTTPSTTTTSSTTPSPNTTTTAAPNTSTTPAPTPTPSPCHGFNGSSFIGGIVLTLGLLAIGLVAYKFYKARNERNYHTLXAATAFTSAFNAAGAGAAASSNNTATDAERVRFVQPSIPLRSPPAQPPPPPPTGAIGGAASATHSTPQNCSPSARDRLLHT; the protein is encoded by the exons ATGAATCGGCAGGCAAAATTCCTTATCTTGTGCCTATTTGTTGGCCTGTTCTCCTGCAATTTGTGCGATGATG CTACACCTACTGGACCGGTggccacaaccacagccacgCCGGGTGATGTTACTACCGTTCCTGTGCCAGATGATAAGAATACGACCACAGCTCCTACAACAACGACTACGACAACCAAGAAGACTACTGTACCAACAACCACCACGTCCACTACGGAGAAACCTACTACGCCCACCACTCCGCCCACCACTCCgcctacaacaacagcagcgcctaacaccaccaccacttcGAGCACAACCACTACAACAACGccatcaacaacaaccactTCGTCTACAACTCCGTCACCCAACACGACAACAACTGCGGCCCCAAATACATCGACCACACCCGctccaacgccaacgccatcGCCATGCCATGGTTTCAATGGATCCTCATTTATCGGTGGCATTGTGCTGACCCTGGGATTGCTGGCCATCGGCTTGGTGGCCTACAAGTTCTACAAGGCTCGCAACGAGCGTAATTACCACACTCTTTGAGCCGCCACAGCGTTTACGTCGGCATTTAATGCGGCCGGAGCCGGAGCGGCggcaagcagcaacaacaccgcCACGGATGCCGAACGTGTGCGATTTGTTCAGCCATCAATACCATTGCGATCGCCACCAGCACAGCCGCCACCTCCTCCACCAACCGGAGCCATCGGCGGTGCGGCATCAGCCACGCATTCAACTCCCCAAAATTGCTCGCCTTCGGCCAGAGATCGACTGCTGCATACGTAA